Proteins from a single region of Gossypium arboreum isolate Shixiya-1 chromosome 1, ASM2569848v2, whole genome shotgun sequence:
- the LOC108481895 gene encoding LOW QUALITY PROTEIN: (+)-delta-cadinene synthase isozyme A-like (The sequence of the model RefSeq protein was modified relative to this genomic sequence to represent the inferred CDS: inserted 1 base in 1 codon; substituted 1 base at 1 genomic stop codon) — translation MDTSIQKLPLIDAVQRLGVNYHFEKEIEDALEAIYHDNNEADNDLRTTTLRFRLHKEHGFDVPCEVFYKFKDEERNFKSSLTNDVQGLLELYEASCMRVHGEDILDEAISFTTTHLTVAAATLDYPLSEQVTHALNQSIRRGLPRXEARXYISIYQDIESHSKALLEFAKIDFNLLQLFHRKELSEICRWWKDLDFTSKLPFARDRVVEGYFWIVGVYFEPQYSLGRKIMTKVIAMASIEDDTYDSYATYD, via the exons ATGGATACTTCAATCCAAAAGTTGCCCCTAATCGATGCAGTCCAAAGATTGGGTGTGAATTACCACTTTGAAAAAGAGATTGAAGATGCATTAGAGGCTATATACCATGACAACAATGAAGCTGACAATGATCTCCGTACTACTACTCTTCGATTTCGATTACATAAAGAACACGGCTTTGATGTTCCATGTG AGGTATTCTACAAATTCAAAGATGAGGAACGGAATTTCAAGTCATCTCTGACGAATGATGTGCAAGGACTATTGGAACTTTACGAAGCTTCCTGTATGCGTGTGCATGGGGAAGATATATTGGATGAGGCTATTTCTTTCACCACCACTCACCTAACTGTTGCAGCTGCAACTTTAGACTATCCTCTGTCAGAACAGGTTACTCATGCCTTAAACCAGTCGATCCGAAGAGGCTTGCCAA TCGAGGCTAGGTGATACATTTCCATATACCAGGATATTGAATCCCACAGTAAGGCATTGTTGGAGTTTGCAAAGATAGATTTCAATTTGTTACAGCTTTTTCACAGGAAAGAGCTAAGTGAGATTTGCAG GTGGTGGAAGGATTTAGACTTTACAAGCAAACTACCATTTGCAAGAGATAGGGTAGTTGAAGGTTATTTTTGGATCGTGGGAGTGTACTTTGAGCCTCAATATTCTCTTGGTAGAAAGATAATGACAAAAGTAATAGCCATGGCATCCATCGAAGATGACACATATGATTCATATGCAACCTATGATTAA